CCGGATAGTAAGCCATTAATCTTCGACCAATCCCAAACCCGTCAAAATTGGCCTGCTGCATTTTTTTCGTAATAGCTTGAGCTCTTCTCGTCAGTTCTTCCGAGAGTTTCTTGTTTAACTCTCCTAAAACTCGCCGATCGTTTAAATGATCCTTCGGATATTCAATGGCAGTCACTTTTAAATTCAAATCCAGCGTCACATTAATATTTCGGTAGCCATTAACGTTTACTTTCATCTTCCGTTTTAATCTTTGAATGTTCATCGCGATATATTTTTCCGGTTCTCTATTTCCCTCCTGATTTATTTTAAGCGTCAAGCTACTAGTCTTAGCTAATTTATCTTTCATCAGCAGGTACAATAATGAATCTTCTGACTTTAACGTACCTTTCATGATATCCCCACTAAAAAGTGCTATCCCGTAAATCAAAGGTTTTGTCTCACTTTTAGAAATATACGGTACAGCAAAATCATCACCTGAATCCAGCATGCTTGGGCATATAATTTGAAGGTTTACCGCTGGAACAATCGTTCTATTCTCCGCACTTCGGATCAGCTTGCTGAAATGCTCACTGATTAGTTTTGTACCTGTTAATTTCATATTGATGGCATCTTTAGCATTACCCTTAACGACAGCAATCTTCGCATTCAGAGCGCTTTTAGGATCACGGTAGAGAACATCGAGATACGGATAAATACCTTTTCTCGCTAAAGCCTCACCGAATAGAATGACACGAATCTTGGAAGCCGATAATCTACCGGGTACTTCACGGTCAGTAATATCCCGAGTATGTCTGCTTGTATTTCCACTCACCGTATGAATTTCGCTATACTGCTTCTGTCCGCTTTCCGAACCGCTCACATCAAGTATCGCAGAAGTCGTCTGAATCTTCCCATCAGAAGTCAAATCTAAACCCACTATAAATATAAGTCTGTCATCCTTCAACAATTGCTGGTCCCAACAACCCGATAGCAGCGATGCCATGAAGCAGACTGCAAATATGATTATACCCAATCTCACCCCGTACTCCCCCTAGCTTCCTTTACCTTGAACAGAACGGAAATCATAAGTAGAACGAATGGGATCCCAAATACAATCACATAATTAGCGGTGGATAAAAATTGTCTTAATATATCAATCAAGAGTGGATCATGTAAGATCAGGGCAATAACAAATACTAGGGCCACCGTGTAAGGAACTGCTTTCCGATGACTGCTCTTCGCCTTAAAGAGATTAGCGATTCCCCTGGAAGCCATGAACATATAACCCATTAATGAAGTAGCCGCCACAACCGCCCATAGGGAGAGAAAATAAAGGTCTGGCCGCTCAAACACACTGAAAGATAACGCTTTAACCATGTAAATTAAAGGTTGAGGAAGCAGTTCCATCTCCGGTGGACTGAATACGATAAGACTGGTAAAGACCGCAAAGGTATACAGCATAGTGGTGAAGATATTCGCTATGGTTGCTGCCTTGAATTTCCCAGCGCTCCCTCCTTCCACGAAGGGATAACAAATCAAAAGAATCTCATACCCCGAAAAAGAGGACATGGCTTCATGTGCGCCCTTTGTTATTTTCCATATACCTGCTTGTCCCACTGGCAATACATATAGAAAGTTAACATGGACATACGCATACGCTGTAATGATGATTACTGCAATGTTGCAGAAGAAGACGAGTACAAAAAAACGGGCAATCGTTTGAAGGCTCTCTCGGACCAAATAAAAACATACGCCCATCATCATGCCTATGATGATCCATCTGGGCGTATCGAATAATACCCAGTCTTTTACCGTTCTGCAAAACGTAATAATGATAAAGCTGGACACCAACATAAAATAAGCTGCATATACGAATTGAATAAATTTACCTATATATTTTCCCAATAGAGTAGGCAAATAATCATACAGCGTAAACGAAGGAAACCTTCTGCTTAAACACCACATAACGACAATAAACAATTGAGCTAGCATACCCGCCAACAGCACGGATATCCATCCATCCCCTTTTGCTACTTCATGCACCCTGCTTGTCAATCCTAACAGCCCGATACCAATTTGAGTCTGGATAATCAAAAATACAAGCTGCCCCGACGTAACTTGATCCTTGTTATTAGTCATCTTTCTGCTGCTCCTCCCCTGAAGATCGCTGTTGATCTAGTCTTTGTGGAGCTGGATCATTTGAACGCTGCTTCAACATCCATTGAGGTAACCGGATGATCGTATCCTTCCAATCCTTCCATCGAAACGGTGCTACAGGGGAAAAATAGGGCGTCCCAAACGATTCTAATTTACATAAATGGATTACAATAATCATCAAGCTGTAGACAATCCCGAAAAATCCGAATAGCGATGCGGCTACCATGACAGGGAAGCGCAGCATTCGAACCGAAGCACTCATCTCATGAGAAGGTACCACGAAAGAAGCAATAGCCGTTAACGCGACAACAATGATCATGGCGTTCGATACCATACCTACTTTAACAACAGAATCTCCGATGACGAGACCGCCGACGATCCCAATCGTTTGTCCTACCGGCCCAGGGAGGCGAATGCCAGCTTCGCGAAGCAATTCAATCGTCAGCTCCATAAACAGCGCCTCAAGGATCGGTGGGTACGGAATATGCTCAACGCTGCTTTTGACCGGCAGCAGCAAATCCTGTGGAATCACTTCGTAATGAAAAGACACCACCGCAATATAATAAGCCGGAAGACCGATAGCGATGATAAAACTGAATACCCGGATGAATCGGATAAACGACGCTTGCACAGAACGGAAACTATAATCGTCCGGTGATTGATAAAAAGCAAAGAAGGTCACAGGCATAATTAAGGCCGTAGGGCTGCCTTCAGCTAGCAGCGCGACTCGGCCTTCCAGTAAATTCGCTATGACTCGGTCGGGTCTCTCCGTATGCAGCAGCTGCGGAAAGGGTGAGAAAGATTTGTCTTCAATATATTCTTCGATAAATTCGGAAGATGTGATATTATCCGCGTCAATATTGCGTATCCTTTGATCAACTTCCTCGATGAGCTTGGGATTGGCCAGGTTCTGTAAATAGACAATCACCACTTCACTCTTTGTTTCATTTCCAAGTTTATAGCGTTTCACAACCAAATTTCGATTCTCGATATGTTTGCGAACTAATTGTAGATTTATAAGGACATTCTCTACAAAACCTTCGTGTGAGCCCTCCACAACTTTCTCGTTGTTCGGTTCGGTGATACTACGAACATGACTCGATCTCACCTCAATAGCAAAACATTCTTCCATGCCCTCAATAAATAGCACTGCATATCCATTAACTAATAAATCAATTACTTTCTCAAGATCACCATGCTTGTCGGCACGCATCGCGATTAATATTTCTTCTAAATCTCCATCTCTTCTTTGCAAAATCGGTTTTAATATTTCCTCGCGAATTTTACTCTGGTCACACATGGTGTACATAAAGAGGAACTCGCTCGTATGCCCTGGAATCGATACCGTTTCGCGTGCTAATTCATCTGTATGAAATAGCGCTTCTTTCAAATATTGAATATTCTCCTGCACTGTTGGAAATACCGGTTGGGGTGATAACACGGACTTTTTCGACATAGGTCTGCTTTTTCTTCGATTGTTATTAAACATTGTTTTAAAAAAGCCCATAGCCCTGCCTCCTTGTCATCATATGACAGCTAAAATATATATTCCCCCCAAAAACAGGTAAATATTCTTTAGTCTGGGGTTTACATCTATTCGGATAGCTTCTTTCCGAAGATAGCAGAAAAAACAAATCGGCTTCCCTCCTGCGTTAAGGAGAGAGCCGATTTTTGTTTGAAAAGACATCTGTCACATCTTCAGCAAAACACATAAATAATATGTTATTATTTAACGGAAATAATTAATAATGATTATCATTATTAATTAGAACACTCTTAAGAAACAGTACATAATCATGTGTTTCTACTTTTCCGTTGATATACTAGATTATCTTTTGTAACAAATAATGATATAGAGAACCTTACATTCCCAGGAGGACAATATGAATGAGCAGATTTACCGATTGGTAGAAGCATTTGAGTTGGCATTGAATAAAGAGAGCAGCCCTTATGAAAAGCAGATTACACAATCTACAATAATTGTTATTGCATCTGGTATCTCCAAAATTTATTGTAATCAGGACAAAGAAGAAACATTAATTTACGGGAATATATTTTTCACCAAAAAAGATAGCTACATTCGGATTGAGCCGATTATGGCAACAGATGTCGTACTGTACATTATTACCTTTCAGATGTATGAGTTGATTACCTCCCCTTTCGACGAACTGCTATACCGGAAATCGGAGCATAATCTACCATCAATAGGACTGATTCAATCTCATATACCGGAATCCTACATGAAAGCTGCAGGAGACCTGGCTTCAGAGTTGGAGGTTCTAAGTCCTATACAGCAACAACTTGCCCTCTTGGAACTATTATGTCCGGTTCTAACTGGTAAAGAACTCCCTGACACTAACGTTGTGCTGGATGAAGCTATTGCCTATATACATAAATCGTACACGACTTCCTTAAATCGGAATGATCTTGCTGCAAGAATCGGATATCATCCTAATTATTTTTCACGGGTTTTTCGGGAGAAAACAGGAAAGAGCTTTCAAGATTACGTCAAAGATCTCCGGATACACAAAGCTAAGGAGCTACTGCTGATATCCAGTATGAGTATATCTGAAGTAGCTCGCGCTACGGGATTTAAGGACAGCCTATATTTTAGCCGAGTATTTTATGAAGAGACTGGTGAAAGACCTAGCATGTATCGCACTTCTTCTAAGCGCATTGTTGCCATTGGCTTTGCGGAGACTCTGCTTGCCATCGGTATCCGGCCGGTAGCGATTGATGAAATGTCATGGAAAAAGTCCCCCTATTTACAGAGGTATTTCTCGAAACAAGAAGTCTTCGACAATGCTGACTTGGATGCCATAAGGAGATCTAAACCTGACATCATCGTTTGTCCGGCACATATTCGGAGGCGTCAGTTGCTGGAGTACGAGAGTATCAGTCTAGTTCTTGCTAAGCCCTGGTTGGAACCGGATCCACTGACGCAGATTAGAGAATTCGGGGAGCTTTTCCGCCGGGAACAAGAAGCCGAGAACTGGATTATCTATTTGTATTCTATAGCTGATCAATATAAAAAAAGGTTGAAGGAAAAAGGAATAGCCCAGCAATCGTTCGCCTGTTATGAAATTGCTTATGGGAAATGTCATGTATTGGACTTGCTTTCCAGAGGAACATTTGTCGCCTATCAAATGCTGGGTTTACAGCCGCCCGAGCAAATCCGCAAAGATGTTATCAATCAAAACAAACCCCTTGTTATTAACATGAAAGAATTACCGGACTATACTGCTGATACAATGTTGATCACCATTTATGAGGAGATGGGAAACACCGTTAATCAGAACATATTGCATTCAGATTCTTGGAAGGCTGCAGAACAATCTTCACAACACCGAATGCTATACCCCCCTTATGATCAAATTCGTCCTAATAGTGGTATTTCCCTCGAAACACAGCTGCATACGATCGCAGGTCTGCTTCTGGCAGACCTGTGATATTACATTAATCCATAATTTTAAGTAAGCATAATACATCGACGCTCTAATGGGCGCTTGTTATAATTATCGATGATAATCATTATCAATTACACAGAAAGGACATCAGTATACATAATTATTTATTACATCAAAGGAGTGATTCTGTATATCCGATATGTATAATTGCGTGTTGAAACGCATCACGTGATTGAAATTAAATAGTTTTGACTCGCGTATAGAAAACGTTATGGCAGTGATGTAAAGGAGTAAACAATGGCTCTATCTAAAAATGTACTAATATGGTTTATTGGTTTGTTTCTTCTCCTTCTACTCTCAGCGATCCATGTGACCCAAGGGCAGGCTGCTTTTGGGATAGCCGATTTGTTGAAAGACATGTGGAAGCCTGGGGAAATTCAGAACATTCTGTTAACCATACGTCTTCCAAGGGTTGTCATTGGGGTTTTGGCCGACTCCGCGTTGGCCTGTGCCGGTGTTCTGTTGCAGACCGTTACACGTAATCCGCTTTCGTCGGCTGGAACACTAGGTGTTAATGCAGGGGCCTATTTTTTTGTCGTATTAGCCATGGTTGCTTTTCCCCAAATGCTTGCGGAATACCGTTTCCTCGTTGCTATTATGGGGGCTGCTGTGGCCGCACTCATTATCCTCGCACTCGCTGGGAAGCAACTAGATCCGGTCAGAACCGCTTTAACGGGTATGATCTGTACTATGATTTTCTCGGCGTTGACAAGTAGCCTACAGCTAATGTTTGAAAAACAGACGCAAACCGCATTTTTGTGGGGGTCAGGGAGTCTCGTTCAACTAGGATGGTCAGGTGTTCAATTTGCAAGCGGGCTTATCCTGATTACACTGCTGATCATGGTGTTATTCAGCCGATCCTTTGATATTTTGGCTTTGGGCGAAGATGTTGCTTCCTCCCTCGGCTCTAATGTTCGGGGAATCAAATGGCTGGCTTGGGTTCTTTCCATTGTGGCAGCTGCGGTAACGGTCAGCGTTGTTGGTCCTATTGGATTCGTAGGCTTGATCGCTCCCCATCTGGTTCGTCTATTCGGTATACATGATCATCGGCCTCTTCTTATCCAATCCATGATATGGGGTGCTGTCCTTATCATTGGAGCGGATGTGTTGGGAAGATTTCTCTCCTCGGGTTCAGAAGTGCCCGTTGGTGCAATGACCGCCCTCATTGGAGGCCCTTGGCTCATGCTGCTAGCATATCGTACCGGTAAAAAACATTCCGTTCGCGCGAATCACATGGGTGGAGCTCAATTTCCTCGCTCTTTCCCGCTTCTCGTATTGATAGCTATTGTGATCTCCGTGATAATTCTCGCGGTGAGTCTATCCTTTGGTGGGACTACTTGGACACCGATTCGCTCTTGGTTTGACGGCTCGATCTGGTCATCCAGTGCAGTACAATTTCGCTTACCTAGGGTCTTCGGCACTTTTTTCGTAGGTGTTCTGCTGGCATTAAGCGGCTTGCTGCTTCAAGCCGTTTTGCGCAATCCACTTGCTGATGCCTCTATCCTTGGAGTGACCTCCGGTGGTGGTGTGGGCGGCTTGCTGATCATGCTTGTTTTAGGTGCCTCCGCTGCATGGATACCGGTAGGAGCGATGACGGGCGCAGCGTTGGC
Above is a window of Paenibacillus uliginis N3/975 DNA encoding:
- a CDS encoding GerAB/ArcD/ProY family transporter, with protein sequence MTNNKDQVTSGQLVFLIIQTQIGIGLLGLTSRVHEVAKGDGWISVLLAGMLAQLFIVVMWCLSRRFPSFTLYDYLPTLLGKYIGKFIQFVYAAYFMLVSSFIIITFCRTVKDWVLFDTPRWIIIGMMMGVCFYLVRESLQTIARFFVLVFFCNIAVIIITAYAYVHVNFLYVLPVGQAGIWKITKGAHEAMSSFSGYEILLICYPFVEGGSAGKFKAATIANIFTTMLYTFAVFTSLIVFSPPEMELLPQPLIYMVKALSFSVFERPDLYFLSLWAVVAATSLMGYMFMASRGIANLFKAKSSHRKAVPYTVALVFVIALILHDPLLIDILRQFLSTANYVIVFGIPFVLLMISVLFKVKEARGSTG
- a CDS encoding iron ABC transporter permease produces the protein MALSKNVLIWFIGLFLLLLLSAIHVTQGQAAFGIADLLKDMWKPGEIQNILLTIRLPRVVIGVLADSALACAGVLLQTVTRNPLSSAGTLGVNAGAYFFVVLAMVAFPQMLAEYRFLVAIMGAAVAALIILALAGKQLDPVRTALTGMICTMIFSALTSSLQLMFEKQTQTAFLWGSGSLVQLGWSGVQFASGLILITLLIMVLFSRSFDILALGEDVASSLGSNVRGIKWLAWVLSIVAAAVTVSVVGPIGFVGLIAPHLVRLFGIHDHRPLLIQSMIWGAVLIIGADVLGRFLSSGSEVPVGAMTALIGGPWLMLLAYRTGKKHSVRANHMGGAQFPRSFPLLVLIAIVISVIILAVSLSFGGTTWTPIRSWFDGSIWSSSAVQFRLPRVFGTFFVGVLLALSGLLLQAVLRNPLADASILGVTSGGGVGGLLIMLVLGASAAWIPVGAMTGAALAMAIILFVTRRSNWEPIMLALMGISVSAIASAVIQVLIVRADIYITPALVWLAGSTYGISWNDLGLLAVTVIIVVPITLLCSRQLDLLAYGDDVATGLGMRVGAVRLLAIVLGVTMGGIAVAIVGTIGFVGLITPHIVRRLTGQHHFKLIILSSITGGFLLVLADFLGRFLLAPKEVPSGLMIALIGAPYILYLLRKT
- a CDS encoding helix-turn-helix domain-containing protein, which translates into the protein MNEQIYRLVEAFELALNKESSPYEKQITQSTIIVIASGISKIYCNQDKEETLIYGNIFFTKKDSYIRIEPIMATDVVLYIITFQMYELITSPFDELLYRKSEHNLPSIGLIQSHIPESYMKAAGDLASELEVLSPIQQQLALLELLCPVLTGKELPDTNVVLDEAIAYIHKSYTTSLNRNDLAARIGYHPNYFSRVFREKTGKSFQDYVKDLRIHKAKELLLISSMSISEVARATGFKDSLYFSRVFYEETGERPSMYRTSSKRIVAIGFAETLLAIGIRPVAIDEMSWKKSPYLQRYFSKQEVFDNADLDAIRRSKPDIIVCPAHIRRRQLLEYESISLVLAKPWLEPDPLTQIREFGELFRREQEAENWIIYLYSIADQYKKRLKEKGIAQQSFACYEIAYGKCHVLDLLSRGTFVAYQMLGLQPPEQIRKDVINQNKPLVINMKELPDYTADTMLITIYEEMGNTVNQNILHSDSWKAAEQSSQHRMLYPPYDQIRPNSGISLETQLHTIAGLLLADL
- a CDS encoding Ger(x)C family spore germination protein, giving the protein MRLGIIIFAVCFMASLLSGCWDQQLLKDDRLIFIVGLDLTSDGKIQTTSAILDVSGSESGQKQYSEIHTVSGNTSRHTRDITDREVPGRLSASKIRVILFGEALARKGIYPYLDVLYRDPKSALNAKIAVVKGNAKDAINMKLTGTKLISEHFSKLIRSAENRTIVPAVNLQIICPSMLDSGDDFAVPYISKSETKPLIYGIALFSGDIMKGTLKSEDSLLYLLMKDKLAKTSSLTLKINQEGNREPEKYIAMNIQRLKRKMKVNVNGYRNINVTLDLNLKVTAIEYPKDHLNDRRVLGELNKKLSEELTRRAQAITKKMQQANFDGFGIGRRLMAYYPDTWKNLNWVEDYPKVEFDPKVTVEIVSHGIMN
- a CDS encoding spore germination protein, encoding MGFFKTMFNNNRRKSRPMSKKSVLSPQPVFPTVQENIQYLKEALFHTDELARETVSIPGHTSEFLFMYTMCDQSKIREEILKPILQRRDGDLEEILIAMRADKHGDLEKVIDLLVNGYAVLFIEGMEECFAIEVRSSHVRSITEPNNEKVVEGSHEGFVENVLINLQLVRKHIENRNLVVKRYKLGNETKSEVVIVYLQNLANPKLIEEVDQRIRNIDADNITSSEFIEEYIEDKSFSPFPQLLHTERPDRVIANLLEGRVALLAEGSPTALIMPVTFFAFYQSPDDYSFRSVQASFIRFIRVFSFIIAIGLPAYYIAVVSFHYEVIPQDLLLPVKSSVEHIPYPPILEALFMELTIELLREAGIRLPGPVGQTIGIVGGLVIGDSVVKVGMVSNAMIIVVALTAIASFVVPSHEMSASVRMLRFPVMVAASLFGFFGIVYSLMIIVIHLCKLESFGTPYFSPVAPFRWKDWKDTIIRLPQWMLKQRSNDPAPQRLDQQRSSGEEQQKDD